A stretch of Geotrypetes seraphini chromosome 2, aGeoSer1.1, whole genome shotgun sequence DNA encodes these proteins:
- the LOC117354900 gene encoding zinc finger protein 706-like has product MARGQQKIQSQQKNAKEQAEKKKHGSAQKAAAKAALVFTCPVCRTQMPDPKTFKQHFESKHPKSPMPPELADVQV; this is encoded by the exons ATGGCCCGAGGACAGCAGAAGATTCAGTCCCAGCAGAAGAATGCCAAGGAACAGGCCGAGAAGAAGAAGCATGGGTCGGCCCAGAAGGCAGCAGCCAAAGCGGCACTGGTCTTCACCTGTCCTGTCTGCAGAACACAGAT gccaGACCCCAAGACCTTCAAGCAGCATTTTGAGAGCAAACACCCCAAGTCACCCATGCCTCCAGAGCTGGCCGACGTGCAAGTGTAG